In a genomic window of Planctomicrobium piriforme:
- the fliF gene encoding flagellar basal-body MS-ring/collar protein FliF, whose translation MDLVNALMTQLKGLWGRWNAGQRAGMVAALLASVATIVGVGIWATTPEYVIVTDHLSPQQAAEVVSTLESENIGYRLNYSGSAVLVSKQDVSRARLALKDVIAVVDNNDESLVSEGIWSDPTLHQAKLARQLESRLARSISQLSPVKSATVHLTLADSTPFLRDRTAAKASVILELQPHTVFSGTDARSIASLVAHSVENLTPENVSILDTSGRLLSSSQGLEADVTGQLSYRSRVESDLASKAESILTQMLGPGRAVVRVTADVDFTETQTKETRYDPESKVKVSETVHSESTTGASKSAGAPAGASQNMDSLAFKASGTGSGSKVETNTTTYENAKTEDTVHRVPGKITRLTVAAVVQLPQAATTADDQVAAAPVVTREQIEKIIKQAVGFDTARLDEIEVISAPLTGNAELLAPLPAPSAWEESGPLLKNISLGLASLVALVLGFLVIRRMQPIVVETESKESLPAELVLRKADLSRQALDDPETVATVIRSWLDEPGEQKAVPQKPTLRKVG comes from the coding sequence ATGGATCTCGTGAATGCATTGATGACGCAGTTGAAGGGGCTATGGGGCCGCTGGAATGCCGGCCAGCGCGCCGGCATGGTCGCCGCCCTGCTCGCCAGCGTCGCCACCATCGTCGGCGTCGGCATCTGGGCCACAACGCCTGAGTATGTGATCGTCACCGACCACCTCAGCCCGCAACAGGCGGCCGAAGTGGTTAGCACGCTCGAATCCGAGAACATCGGGTACCGTCTCAACTACTCTGGCTCCGCGGTGCTGGTCTCCAAACAGGATGTCAGCCGCGCACGGCTCGCTTTGAAAGACGTGATCGCAGTTGTCGACAACAACGATGAGTCGCTCGTCAGCGAAGGAATCTGGTCCGATCCGACGCTGCACCAGGCGAAGCTCGCGCGGCAACTGGAATCCCGTCTGGCCCGCTCGATCTCGCAGCTCAGTCCGGTGAAAAGTGCGACCGTGCATCTGACGCTCGCCGACTCGACCCCCTTTCTCCGCGACCGCACCGCCGCCAAGGCGAGTGTGATTCTCGAACTGCAGCCGCACACGGTTTTTTCTGGAACGGATGCCCGGTCGATTGCCTCGCTGGTCGCCCATAGCGTCGAGAATCTCACTCCGGAAAACGTTTCCATTCTCGATACCAGCGGCCGGCTCCTCTCCTCTTCGCAGGGGTTGGAAGCGGACGTGACCGGCCAGCTCAGTTATCGCAGCCGAGTCGAATCCGATCTCGCTTCCAAGGCGGAATCGATCCTCACCCAGATGCTGGGGCCAGGCCGGGCCGTTGTCCGTGTGACGGCCGACGTCGACTTCACCGAAACGCAAACCAAGGAAACCCGTTACGACCCCGAGTCGAAGGTGAAGGTCTCAGAAACAGTTCATTCTGAATCGACGACCGGGGCCTCGAAGTCCGCCGGCGCTCCTGCGGGGGCTTCGCAAAACATGGACTCGCTGGCTTTCAAGGCGAGCGGCACCGGCAGCGGATCAAAAGTTGAGACGAACACCACGACCTACGAGAACGCGAAGACGGAAGACACCGTGCACCGCGTCCCCGGAAAGATCACTCGACTCACGGTCGCCGCCGTCGTGCAGTTACCTCAGGCGGCGACAACCGCAGACGATCAGGTCGCCGCCGCACCAGTCGTGACGCGCGAACAGATCGAGAAGATCATCAAACAAGCGGTCGGTTTCGATACGGCCCGACTGGATGAAATCGAAGTGATCTCGGCGCCGCTGACGGGGAATGCCGAGCTGCTCGCACCTTTGCCAGCGCCGAGCGCCTGGGAAGAGTCGGGCCCGCTGCTCAAGAACATTTCTCTCGGACTCGCATCGCTCGTCGCACTGGTGCTGGGCTTCCTGGTGATTCGCCGGATGCAGCCGATTGTCGTCGAGACCGAGAGCAAGGAATCGCTGCCTGCGGAACTGGTGCTGCGTAAGGCAGATCTCTCCCGGCAGGCCCTGGACGATCCCGAGACCGTGGCGACCGTCATTCGTTCGTGGCTGGACGAACCAGGCGAGCAGAAGGCCGTGCCACAAAAACCGACGCTGCGAAAAGTCGGCTGA
- the flgB gene encoding flagellar basal body rod protein FlgB, producing MFLLPAQFSHITELMDASELRQRVISHNLANVNTPGFKRLDVIFEETLAEQVRKGDLTTPAPAAQVRVEQGLPARADGNTVDVDREVSQLNRNAMLFQTYSQLLTAQFDLMRRATRG from the coding sequence GTGTTTCTTCTGCCAGCCCAATTTAGCCACATTACCGAACTGATGGACGCCTCCGAATTGCGGCAGCGGGTCATCAGCCACAACCTTGCCAACGTGAACACCCCCGGCTTCAAACGGCTGGATGTGATTTTTGAAGAGACCCTCGCGGAACAGGTGAGAAAAGGGGATCTGACAACCCCGGCTCCAGCTGCTCAGGTGCGAGTGGAACAAGGGCTGCCGGCTCGGGCCGACGGCAACACGGTCGACGTCGACCGCGAAGTGAGCCAGCTCAACCGGAATGCGATGCTGTTTCAAACGTACTCACAACTGCTGACTGCCCAGTTCGATCTGATGCGACGCGCCACGCGCGGATAA
- a CDS encoding FliG C-terminal domain-containing protein, which translates to MDAFEDKLVDLDVTKAQREDRVLTLLHMLGADAADEVLERLDPTVTSLLRQRLAALSTTPPPVRKQRQVLDEFERFFQFAVSNKRTELRLHTEEEAEQAQAPEGVPLTGDPLVDLEKMNIYQLAGALEAEQPRTVALLLKVASPRRIAQILEHLPPEKREQIVREMSSDPRAPEIILRRIAMTTIERASSLPTEPRPKDDPVFRMVEILRATDKPNRRQILKALEERDPEQATQINQALYQFDDLLKMDDAQIQKVLARVDSTTLSTALFGADSRIVDKIMNNLSKRARASLQEELSFRKNVTGAQLKATRQLVTSAIAESEQETE; encoded by the coding sequence ATGGATGCTTTTGAGGACAAGCTTGTGGATCTGGACGTGACCAAGGCTCAACGCGAAGATCGTGTGCTGACTTTGCTCCACATGCTGGGGGCAGATGCAGCGGACGAGGTGCTCGAGCGCCTCGATCCGACGGTCACGTCGCTGCTGCGCCAACGTCTGGCTGCGCTCTCTACGACTCCGCCGCCGGTTCGCAAACAGCGGCAGGTGCTGGACGAATTCGAACGCTTCTTCCAGTTCGCCGTTTCGAACAAACGGACTGAACTGCGACTTCACACGGAAGAAGAGGCCGAACAGGCTCAGGCTCCGGAAGGGGTTCCGCTCACCGGCGACCCGCTGGTCGACCTCGAAAAGATGAACATCTATCAGCTTGCCGGCGCACTTGAAGCCGAACAGCCCCGCACCGTGGCCCTGCTGCTGAAAGTGGCCTCCCCGCGGCGCATCGCTCAAATCCTCGAACATCTCCCCCCGGAGAAACGGGAACAGATCGTCCGGGAAATGAGCAGCGATCCAAGGGCGCCCGAGATCATTCTCCGCCGCATCGCCATGACCACCATCGAACGGGCCAGCAGCCTGCCGACTGAGCCGCGACCGAAAGATGATCCCGTCTTTCGCATGGTCGAAATCCTGCGGGCAACTGACAAGCCGAACCGTCGGCAGATCCTCAAGGCGCTCGAGGAACGAGATCCGGAACAGGCGACGCAGATCAATCAGGCCCTGTACCAGTTCGACGACCTGTTGAAGATGGATGACGCCCAGATCCAGAAGGTGCTGGCACGAGTCGATTCGACCACGCTGTCGACCGCGCTGTTCGGGGCCGATTCGCGGATCGTCGACAAGATCATGAACAACCTGTCGAAACGTGCCCGGGCATCGCTGCAGGAAGAGCTGAGCTTCCGCAAGAACGTGACCGGCGCGCAGCTCAAAGCCACTCGTCAGTTGGTGACCTCGGCCATTGCCGAGTCAGAACAGGAAACGGAATAA
- a CDS encoding sensor domain-containing diguanylate cyclase, with protein MESKLKKLSQLPSLPTVAIRLLKMFSDPEVGISDVVYVLQTDPALSGKILKAANTSQFGLRKPVSDLQRAVVLLGKKSVMALALGFSLAEASMNTGNYASYYSDFWFQSLVRGCTASLLAEKYSQIDSGEAFTLGLLARIGRLAMLNCDPERFVECMKQAEQTGASLDAVEAQSGDITSMQVTLHLFSEWNLPAHCIHAVQTMTISLDEACNKTPTGAIGLADVLRIATAFGEFFSGEGRGLAIAKIYELCCTILREPETAVNDLVDQVREELDDHSDLFSVDMSKVGSPLELLSQAMGQLSQLAANASMARDEVSSASCEMLEENGRLRKRVLELTQSTLTDPLTTLFNRSYLTQQLNERCHRARESQAGIGVLFVDIDHFKKVNDTHGHLVGDEVLKCVAQALKEMVRDADIVTRYGGEEFVILSSAPDVTGLARQAERIRQRIESRPLTCGPSTLSVTASIGGAMIVPPRQSCNFAMQILETADAAMYASKRKGRNCVTIFEEVIAAQAPAMQQA; from the coding sequence ATGGAAAGCAAGCTGAAGAAGCTCTCACAGCTCCCCTCGTTGCCGACCGTCGCGATCCGTCTGTTGAAGATGTTTTCTGACCCCGAGGTCGGCATCTCGGACGTGGTTTACGTCCTGCAGACCGATCCGGCGCTGTCGGGAAAGATCCTCAAGGCGGCCAACACGTCTCAATTCGGCTTGCGCAAGCCGGTGAGCGATCTGCAACGAGCGGTGGTGCTGCTGGGGAAAAAGTCGGTCATGGCGCTCGCGCTGGGGTTCTCCCTCGCCGAAGCTTCGATGAACACCGGCAACTACGCATCTTATTATTCTGACTTCTGGTTCCAGTCGCTGGTCCGCGGCTGCACCGCTTCGCTCCTGGCTGAAAAGTATTCCCAGATCGACAGCGGCGAAGCATTCACGCTGGGTCTGCTGGCCCGCATCGGCCGGCTGGCGATGCTCAACTGCGATCCCGAACGCTTCGTCGAATGCATGAAACAGGCCGAGCAGACCGGTGCGTCGCTCGATGCCGTGGAAGCTCAGTCAGGCGATATCACCTCCATGCAGGTGACCCTGCATCTGTTCAGCGAATGGAACCTGCCGGCGCATTGCATTCATGCCGTGCAGACGATGACGATTTCCCTGGACGAAGCCTGTAATAAAACTCCCACAGGTGCGATTGGCCTGGCGGACGTCCTCCGGATCGCAACAGCCTTTGGCGAGTTCTTCAGCGGCGAAGGCCGTGGCCTCGCAATTGCCAAAATCTACGAACTCTGCTGCACCATCCTCCGCGAGCCGGAAACGGCCGTGAACGATCTGGTCGATCAGGTGCGTGAAGAACTCGACGACCACAGCGACCTGTTCAGCGTCGATATGTCGAAAGTCGGCTCGCCGCTGGAACTGCTGTCACAGGCAATGGGACAGCTCTCGCAACTTGCGGCCAACGCCTCGATGGCCCGCGACGAAGTCTCGTCTGCTTCCTGTGAAATGCTGGAAGAAAACGGCCGACTCCGCAAACGGGTGCTCGAACTCACGCAGTCGACGCTCACCGATCCACTGACCACCCTGTTCAATCGTTCTTATCTGACGCAGCAGCTTAACGAGCGTTGCCATCGTGCCCGGGAATCGCAGGCCGGCATCGGCGTGCTGTTCGTCGACATCGATCACTTCAAGAAGGTGAACGACACGCACGGGCATCTCGTCGGCGATGAAGTCCTCAAGTGCGTTGCCCAGGCTTTGAAAGAAATGGTCCGTGACGCCGATATCGTCACCCGTTACGGCGGCGAGGAATTTGTGATTCTCAGTTCGGCTCCCGATGTGACCGGACTGGCACGCCAGGCGGAACGCATCCGGCAGCGCATCGAATCGCGACCGCTCACCTGCGGGCCGTCGACGCTCAGCGTCACCGCCAGCATCGGCGGTGCGATGATCGTTCCGCCGCGGCAGTCCTGCAATTTTGCGATGCAGATTCTAGAAACGGCCGATGCCGCGATGTATGCCTCGAAACGCAAGGGCCGCAACTGCGTCACGATCTTTGAAGAAGTGATCGCCGCACAGGCGCCCGCCATGCAGCAGGCGTAG
- the flgC gene encoding flagellar basal body rod protein FlgC encodes MGLGNLFSATDIAGSGLTAERMRMEVASNNIANAHSTRSVGGGAYRRQQVLFSAVMDQALGTSMAGGNGNLPSLGGVHVSGIVNDETPLEKVFNPSHPDANDEGYVEMPNVKLPTEMIDLMTASRAYEANIKSLQTFRQMTEQALALMRANV; translated from the coding sequence ATGGGACTTGGGAATCTGTTTTCCGCCACTGACATCGCAGGCTCTGGCCTGACGGCGGAGCGGATGCGCATGGAAGTCGCGTCCAACAACATTGCGAACGCCCATTCGACCCGGTCGGTCGGCGGCGGCGCGTATCGTCGGCAACAGGTGCTGTTTTCGGCGGTGATGGATCAGGCATTGGGAACCAGCATGGCGGGCGGGAATGGCAATCTCCCCAGCCTGGGCGGCGTGCATGTCTCGGGCATCGTGAACGACGAGACGCCGCTGGAGAAGGTGTTCAATCCCAGCCATCCCGACGCCAATGACGAGGGCTACGTCGAGATGCCGAACGTGAAGCTGCCGACGGAAATGATCGACCTGATGACGGCCAGCCGCGCTTATGAAGCCAACATCAAATCGTTACAGACGTTCCGGCAGATGACGGAACAGGCCTTGGCCTTGATGAGGGCGAACGTCTGA
- a CDS encoding protein kinase domain-containing protein — protein sequence MTSVTTGNSNEQQLLTRLRNLQWSGESQLPLPPQSVIDFSARARQPDVTVRELSEVVECEPALTAELLRNVNSCVRGLRQKVDSVQQAIALLGIPNSTTILLTSALSNAVQRVESPLVPAADFRRETVERAIFAREVARHMGLNATVAYTAAMLQDILLPVLTRRHQVDYHEYLHQGEYESLAAFEKLRFGWTHAEITAKTLLNWGFSNTLALAVLQHHDSPEQLLVDHDELPLGFAVSCSALLMDVLRQSPDGVTRLVDLHAINQRFHVMEIATFVDQSVKELSNTLHNPVSLVHRLQNAMLNQLDQRRRQVVITGRQFGSYVLEEKMKESSMGAIFKARHIHLRRPAAVKILRADRTTSASIAQFEQEVQLTSRLNHPNTVRIFDFGRTPDDLFFYAMELVDGMTLADLVKTHGRLSDGRVLNLLQQTCGSLAEAHDLNLIHRDIKPENIMISLRANRPDHVTLLDFGLVTSSAGEQTSGNESVRGVVGTPLYMSPEAAQGRENICSRSDLYSIAAVGYFLLTGTPVFTGNSVMDVLQQHMRSTPIPPTERADVRVAPELERILMRCLQKDPVDRPRSALELVEALSQIVPVNPWKTEDGLRWWRDQSQLKEDQAASAVENPLASTMVTPNNASSSSGLERTLHV from the coding sequence ATGACTTCCGTGACCACCGGCAATTCGAACGAACAACAACTGCTGACGCGGCTGCGAAATCTGCAGTGGAGCGGTGAATCGCAGTTGCCGCTGCCGCCGCAGTCGGTGATCGATTTTTCCGCCCGAGCACGCCAGCCGGACGTCACCGTCCGCGAACTGAGCGAAGTGGTCGAGTGCGAACCGGCTCTCACGGCCGAGCTCCTGCGAAATGTGAACTCCTGCGTTCGCGGGCTGCGCCAAAAAGTCGATTCGGTTCAGCAGGCGATCGCCCTGCTCGGCATTCCCAACAGCACGACCATCCTGCTCACCAGCGCATTGTCGAACGCCGTGCAAAGGGTCGAATCGCCGCTGGTGCCCGCCGCCGACTTCCGCCGAGAGACTGTCGAACGCGCGATCTTTGCCCGCGAAGTCGCCCGTCACATGGGGCTGAATGCCACCGTCGCCTATACAGCCGCCATGCTGCAGGACATTCTGCTGCCGGTGCTGACGCGCCGACATCAGGTCGACTACCACGAATATCTGCATCAGGGCGAATACGAATCGCTCGCCGCCTTCGAGAAACTGCGATTCGGCTGGACGCATGCCGAGATCACCGCCAAAACGCTTTTGAACTGGGGCTTCTCGAACACCCTCGCCCTGGCAGTGCTGCAACACCACGATTCCCCCGAGCAACTGTTGGTCGATCACGACGAGTTGCCGCTGGGCTTCGCCGTGAGTTGTTCAGCATTGTTGATGGACGTGCTGCGGCAATCGCCGGACGGCGTGACGCGACTGGTCGATCTGCATGCGATCAATCAGCGGTTCCACGTCATGGAGATCGCCACGTTCGTCGATCAGTCGGTGAAGGAACTCAGCAACACGCTGCATAACCCGGTCTCGCTGGTGCATCGACTGCAGAATGCGATGCTCAATCAGCTCGATCAGCGGCGGCGACAGGTGGTCATCACCGGGCGGCAGTTCGGCAGCTACGTGCTCGAAGAGAAGATGAAAGAGAGCTCGATGGGAGCGATCTTCAAGGCCCGGCACATCCATCTGCGGCGGCCTGCGGCGGTGAAGATCCTGCGCGCCGACCGCACGACCTCGGCCTCGATCGCCCAGTTCGAGCAGGAAGTGCAGCTCACGTCGCGATTGAATCATCCCAACACGGTTCGAATTTTTGACTTTGGCCGCACGCCTGACGACCTGTTCTTCTATGCGATGGAACTCGTCGACGGCATGACGCTGGCCGATCTCGTCAAAACGCACGGGCGGCTTTCCGATGGACGAGTGTTGAATCTCCTGCAGCAGACCTGCGGCTCGCTCGCGGAAGCCCACGATCTCAATCTCATCCACCGGGACATCAAGCCTGAGAACATCATGATCTCGCTGCGGGCGAACCGTCCGGATCATGTGACGCTGCTCGACTTCGGCCTGGTGACATCCTCCGCCGGCGAACAGACGTCTGGTAATGAATCGGTTCGCGGAGTCGTCGGCACGCCCCTCTATATGTCGCCAGAGGCAGCCCAGGGACGCGAAAATATCTGTTCCCGCAGCGACCTGTACTCGATCGCCGCGGTCGGTTACTTCCTGCTGACGGGAACGCCGGTGTTTACCGGGAACTCCGTCATGGACGTGTTGCAGCAGCACATGCGTTCGACGCCGATTCCGCCGACCGAACGAGCTGACGTGCGAGTCGCTCCGGAGCTGGAACGCATTCTCATGCGGTGTCTGCAGAAAGACCCAGTCGATCGACCTCGCTCCGCCCTGGAGCTGGTCGAAGCTCTATCTCAAATTGTTCCGGTCAATCCGTGGAAAACGGAAGACGGCCTGCGCTGGTGGCGCGATCAGTCGCAGTTGAAAGAAGACCAGGCGGCATCAGCCGTCGAGAATCCGCTCGCATCGACCATGGTGACGCCCAATAACGCCTCGTCTTCCTCCGGCCTGGAACGCACGCTCCACGTTTGA
- the fliE gene encoding flagellar hook-basal body complex protein FliE, with protein sequence MQIGSVTTGMPSIAAPQLETARSTASPREGTPFASMVSQFLQEVDQPQQKVAQGVSDLVAGKTDNVHEIAINVAQADLAFRMAMEVRDKLINAFQEVMRMQV encoded by the coding sequence ATGCAGATCGGCTCTGTCACCACTGGCATGCCTTCCATTGCGGCGCCGCAGTTGGAGACGGCGCGGTCTACCGCGTCGCCGCGCGAAGGCACCCCGTTCGCCAGCATGGTCTCGCAGTTTCTGCAGGAGGTCGATCAGCCGCAGCAGAAAGTTGCCCAGGGCGTGAGCGATCTCGTCGCCGGCAAAACGGACAACGTGCATGAGATTGCCATCAACGTGGCTCAGGCCGACCTCGCCTTCCGGATGGCGATGGAAGTTCGCGACAAGCTGATTAACGCATTCCAGGAAGTGATGCGAATGCAGGTCTGA